From Pelagicoccus sp. SDUM812003:
TTCGCTCAATCGGTCACGGAGCGCATCCACCTGCTGCTCCCGCCTCCGACAGCCAATCCGCGCCTGGGCTGGCGGGAGCTTGACCCAGCTGGAGTGGAGGAGAAATGGGGTCTCCCTCCCGAGCGCATGGTCGACTACCTTTCACTGATCGGCGACACCTCAGACAACATTCCCGGGGTGCCGGGTTGCGGTCCTAAGACGGCGGTGAAGTGGTTGCTCGAATACGGATCGGTGGAAGGCGTGCTCGAGCATGCGGACTCGATTCGCCCGCCGCGTTTTCAGGCGATCTTGCCCGAGCTGGAGGAACGCTTGAAGATCAATCGGAAGATCATCGGGTTCGATCTGTCGCACCATGGTACCAGCGAACTGGATACGGGCAGCATGGACCTGCCCGCCCTATGTTCGATCCTAGAGGAAATGGAAATGAAAACCCATCTGGAAGAGGCGAAGAAGCGCTACGCTCAGGCTGAGCTGTTTTAGAAGGCCTTTTGGCGCATTGGTACGGCGATATCTCTTTAGGATTTCATTGGTAGGGCGCGACGGCCCGGCGCGCCGCATTGCAGGATCCGTTCTTGTCGGCGC
This genomic window contains:
- a CDS encoding 5'-3' exonuclease H3TH domain-containing protein; this encodes MANYLLIDGYNMAFRAFYAVKELKRSDGFPTNALYGWVRSMWKLLDDQKPDFVTVFFDLGGAQDKLALLPEYKANRAETPAEFEQQVPIIKQLTRAMGFGLIEENGVESDDLLAAYATRLTEGDAAAVVKIVSADKDFAQSVTERIHLLLPPPTANPRLGWRELDPAGVEEKWGLPPERMVDYLSLIGDTSDNIPGVPGCGPKTAVKWLLEYGSVEGVLEHADSIRPPRFQAILPELEERLKINRKIIGFDLSHHGTSELDTGSMDLPALCSILEEMEMKTHLEEAKKRYAQAELF